The DNA sequence AGCCGGAGTCGTCGGTTGAATGCTCCCGTACCCCACCGTGCTGGCGGTGAGCAGGGTGAAGTAGAACGCGTCGAACCACGTTCTGAGGTTGTTGAAATCCCCGCGGAGCGCGTACGCGCCGATGGTGCCGTACAGTTGCGCCCCGACGACGGCGACCGCGGTGGCTATTTGGGCGGTGGAGAGCTCTATCGGCCGCTGGAATCGCCCGCGGACGAGGAACAACACGGGCACCGTCACGAGCGCGAACGCGACGAGCGGAAGCGAGTACGGCGTCGATTGTAAGAATCCGTGAAGGACGGTGATCGGCACCAACAGGGCACACGAGTACCACGCGGCGCGGAACCCCCGCCGCAGTCCCATCGCGGCGATGAGCAACAGAAACCCGACGATGGTTCCGGTGTACGACGTCGTTTGCCGGACGGCCTCCGGAATCAGTCCGCCGAACAATCTACCGCCGGTCGACCCCGTCGCCGTCGTGACGAGACCCGTCGCTATCGAGAGGAGCGCGACCCCGATTACCAACCACACTACGACACGTGCCGACGTGAACCGCCGTCGGAACCCCCCCGCCATACGACCATGGGTGCAACGCCCGGTGGGATAAATGGGGTGGTCGATGTGTCATCCATCGACGGAACGGTATTCACGGGACGACGCCACAACGAAACGGGAACGGACGTTTTGGTGATGATACCCGTCAGCGTGCTTGACCGACCGCTCCCGAACCAACGACATCACGGCCCCATCGGTCGAACGCCGTGACCATCCATTCTCGCCGAGAATCAGGGCGTCCCTGCGATGCCGTAGGCGATGGCTACTATCTCATCGGTCGTCATCGCCTTCCCCGAGTTTTTATGTAGGATACCGGAACCAAATCGGTTCGATGGTCGTCACTGCCCTCGTGGTCCTATTCGTTCACCGGCTTCTCCACGGTCTTTCGTGGGAAAGAAACTCACTTCCCGTCTCCGACCGTCGTACCGACCATGCAGTGGAAACTCTTCGCGGATCTGGCCGAGATCGCCGGCGACAAGGAGGTGCCCGTGGACGCCGAACCGGGCGATTCCGTGGGCGACGCGTTGGACGCCCTTCTCGCGCCGCGGCCGGAACTCGAACATCGCGTTCTGGACGACGATGGCCGCCTCCACGACCACATCAACGTCCTTCGAAACGGGACCGACGTCTCCTCCGAAGACGGCTTGAAAACCCCGCTCGAACCGGGCGACGAGCTGGCGCTCTTTCCTCCAGTGAGTGGTGGGTAGCGCGTGGACGTTCTCCTGACGAACGACGACGGCATCGATGCGCCCGGCATCGACGCCCTGTACGACGAACTTTCGACCGTCGCCGACGTGACCGTCGTCGCCCCCGCGGAGGACCAGAGCGGGGTCGGCCGGTCGAACTCCCACACCGTCGAAGTGGACGACCACGAGCGCGGTCTCGTCGTTCACGGGACTCCCTGTGATTGTGTCGCTGTCGGTGTCCGAACGCTCGATACGAATCCCGCCGTCGTCGTTGCGGGCTGTAACGACGGGCCGAACTTCGGCGCACACAAACTCGACCGCTCGGGGACCGTCGGGGCCGCGAAGGAAGCCGCCTTCCTCGGCATCCCGGGAATCGCGGTTTCGGCCTACGACCCCGTCGATGGTGCACTCCCCCGACTCGACCGTGAAAACTTCGCACAGGCGGCCCGAATCACCCGCTCGCTCGTCGAACACGCCGAGGCCATCGATTCGGGGACGTATCTGAACGTCAATGCCCCCGTCTCGGACGGTTCTCCGAACGTTCGAATCACGCACCCTGCACGCGATTTCGACGTACGAATCGAGGACCTCGACGGGGACGACCGCGATGCTATCGCCCTCGTCGACGAATTCTACGACCCGCTTCGGCCGGACCGACCCGAACCGCTGGATGACCCGGTCGGAACCGACCGCCGGGCGCTCGCGGACGGGGAAATCAGCATCTCCCCGCTCGGCGTCGCACACGAGCTACGGGATACGGAAATCGCTTCGAAAATAGCCGGTGCCGTCGATCAGCGATAATCCTTCGTCAAATCCATCCCCATCACGAAGTCCGGTTCGCCATCGACTTTCACCCGGGAGTAGGCCGTATCGCTGACGAAACGCGGCGTCTCGGGGATGAGCGTTCGGATTCTGTCCGCGCCACGCGCTGCGGCGTCGCGGGCCATCGCGGCGAACAGCGACCGGGCGGCGTCGGCATCCTCCCACGCGCTGATGGTATACTCGGCCCACAGTTCGGGTTCGCCGTCCTCGTTTTTCCGCTCTTCCTCCCGGAAGAAGCTAGCGAATCCGCGCGTTCCGTTCTCCCGCACGACGAGCAGTCCGTCGTTTTCGGCACTGCGTTCGAGGTCGTCGCGGGTTAGTTCCGAGAGCGCCCACGATTCCTCGAAGTCGAGGGCGAGGCCCTGAAGGTGTGACCGCGCGTCGCTTTTGGTCCAGTATCCCCACGCGGCGTCCGGGTCGTCGGTCACCGTCATGGCCGGGTCGGCGTTCGCGTCGGGTTCGGGGTAGGCCCACCGGAATTCGGTAATCGGCTCGTATCCGGTCGCTCGTGACTGTCCGAGTCCCGCGATGTTCCACGAGAAGACCATGTTGCGGAGCGTGGTCGCACCCTGATCGCGTGCCCAGTCGAACAGTTCGCTCGTCATGCGGTTTGCGATGCCTTGGCCACGGAAATCGGGATTGACACGCATTCCCTGTCCCCACGCTTCCCACTCGGAGAGCATGACACACTGGACGATTCCGGCGATGGCGTCCCCGGCGTCGGCGACCACGGTGTAACGGTCGTCGCCGTCTATCCAGTCGTGGTAGACGTGTGGAATGTAGTCGCTGCTGTCCCGGTCGGACCACGTATCCTCCGTGAACGCCACGACGTCATCGTAATCGTCGTGCGTGGCCTCACGGAGTTCGATACAGCTTACTCCCATGGCACCGACCGCTCGGTGATCTCGCCCGCGATTGGTGTCCGCATGGTCTTCTCGGGCGTATCGCTGTTCGCGAGCGCCCACATCAGTTTCACCTTCGCCGTTCCGGGGAGCATGTCCTCGCCTTCCACGATACCCGCATCGAGCAAGTCGCGGCCCGTGTCGTACACGCGGTCACAGACGCGCCCGCCGATGCATTGGCTGGTCATGACGACGGTCGTTCCGTCGTCCACGAGTTCGCCGATTCGGTCGACCCACTCGGAGTGGACGTGGCCCAATCCGGTCCCTTCGAGGACGAGTCCGGCCTTGCCTTCGGCGTAATCGAGCGAATCGACGGTCATGCCCGGCGTGAACTTGATGAGTTCGACTTCGCTTTCGATGTCGTCGTCGAGCGCCAGTTGCTGTGCGCCGCGTTCGTTGTAGTCCCGTCGGAAGCGGACCGTGACGTCATCGGTGCTGTAGTCCACTTCGCCGAGTGGTTTCGCGCCGATGGTTTCGAAGGCGTCCCGGCGAGAGGTGTGATTCTTCCGGACGCGCGTGCCGCGGTGAAGCGCACACACGTCGTCGCTTTCGCTCCCGTGCATGCAGACGAGTACTTCCGCGCAGTCGGATTTCGCGGCTTCGACCGAACAGACCGCGTTCATCACGTTGTCCGAGGACGGCCGGTCGGCCGAGCGCTGACTGCCGGTGAACACGATGGGAACCGGCGTGTCGAGCATGAACGAGAGGGCGGATGCGCTGAACTGCATCGTGTCCGTCCCGTGCATGACGACGACGCCGTCCGCCCCACTCTCGATCTCCTCGTACACCGCGTGGGCCAACTCCTGCCACACGTCCGGCGTCATGTTTTCGGAGAGGATGTTGGCCACGACGCGGCCGCGGTAGTTCGCCCGCCCGGCGAGGTCGGGGACTGCACGAAGCACGTCCTTGGCGTCGAACTGGGCCGTCACCGCGCCGGTTCGGTAGTCGACCGTCGAGGCGATGGTTCCGCCGGTACTGATGAGCGAAATCGTCGGCAGGTCGGGGTCGAACTCCACGACCGACGAGTCGCCAGATTCCGTGTCTTCGATGTCGTACACTTCCGATTCGAGCACATCGACGGTCGCGTCGTCGCGGTCGATACCGACGTTGTAGCCACCATCGAGTTTGACGACGAGGTTCGCCGCCGTCGTGGAAGGAAGCAAAACTCCCTCGTAGGTTTCGTCCGCTCGCTCGACGCGAACGCGGTCTCCCGGATTCATATCTCGGGGTAGCGCGGCGTTCGACTTCAATCCACTCGTTTCGGGGAAAGGCACATTACCTAACGGCGTCAATTCGGAAACATGACTCAGCGCACTCGGACGCGCGAAACCGATACCGATGTCTCAGACCTCCTCAACGACATCGACGGCAGGGAGGGGGCCGAGGAGACGAGCAGCGAAAGCTACACGAGTCGCGCGAAAAAGCGCGCTGGGAACCTGTTCTCGGTTCGCTACTTCGGCGTTGCGACGCTCCTCCTCGGCGTGGCGATGTTCTTCGGCGGCGTCATTCCGATCCTCGGTAGCGTGGCTGGCCTCGTGGCCATGTTCGCCGTCTCGTTCGTCCTCGGGGCGGTGACGAGCGACTCGAAAATCGCGGAGACGGCGGTCGCCGGTGGGGTCGCTGGCGGGGTCGTCTTCGCGCTCAAGAACATCGTCGCGCTCTCGGTCGCCGGGTTCCCCATCTTCGCCATCGGTCTCGTCGCCGGTCTCGTCGCTGGCGGTCTCGGTGCGTACTTCGGTGGCGACCTGCGCGACGGTCTGACCAAGGACCTGTAGTCGGTCGATTCCGTTACTCGTTTTCGTCGCGTCACGTCCCCCGGTTCGTAGTTCAATACGACGGCGTGTACACTCGTCAGGTGTGGTTGCTTAGATGTCCGTGCGTAGAATCCGATCCGTTATCCGGACAACGTCCAGCTTTCGCCGTCCGACTCCACGACTCCGCGCTCCGCCATGCTCCCGAGGTGGTTTTCCACGATGTGTTCCGGCGCGTTCGCCTCCCGACTGATCTCACGGGTGGTCTCCGCACCGGCGGCGAGCGCGGCCAAAATCTCCGCGCGGATCCGATTTTCGCCGTTGCCGTCCACCGCGTCGCTCAGCGAGTCGAGGACGCTCGTCATCCGCCCGTGCACCCACCGTTGTGCGAGCGATAACTCGCTCTTTAACTCCTCCAAACTGTTGAGCTCGGACGCGAGGTCGGCGATTTTGCTCGCCTCGGTGTCGCTCATCTGCTCGACGTCTTCGTCGTCTTCGTCGTCCTCGACCTGCTCGTTGAGGTATTTGACGTTCAAGGAGAGATACTGGCACGAACTCACGTCGAGGTTGGCGCTCGCGGGATACGCGCTCTTCATTCCGAACTCGTAGGGAGAGACGTCCACTTCGAGTCGGAGGTTCCGTGAGATGTTGAAATATTTGCGACGCTGGTCGTCAGTCCGACTTTCGACTAGTCCTGCCTCCTCCAGTTTCCGAAGGTGGTCGATGACCGCCTTCGGACTGACGCCGAGATAATCGCTAATCTCGGTCACGTAGCAGGGCTTGTGTGAGAGGAGCCGCAGGATACGCCGTCGGTTTTCATTTCCGAGTATATCGAGCAACGCGGCGGAATCCATTCGCGTCTTCATCTTGGCAACCCGAACGGAAAAGGGTGTCTCTCGGTGGTAAACGCCGATTTCAGGTGAAATATAGGGTATCGCGCCCGATTTCCTCGATCCGGCGGTCGTTTTAGTTTCCGTTTCAGTTCCCCTTCAGTGCCCCTGCCCGCCCTCGTTTCCGTTCCCGTTACTTCTTCCGTTTCCTTTGCCAACGCCGACGGACCCATTTCCGGTGCCGACCGTTCCGTTAGTGTTGACCGTGTGGTTCCCGCTGAGACTTCCATTTCCTGCGCCGATCTCCGTTCCCGTACCGGGACCCTGCGTGGTGTTGTTCGAATCCCCTCCGGGGATCGAATCCTCTCATCGAAAGTGACGCCGTGCATCGATTTGGCGATCTCCCTCGCTTCGGGACCTCCAACGGTCTTCGACTGCTTGTTTAGCTTGTTCAACTCGTTCACCTGTGCTCCGACGGTGACGGCCCGCGGGTGTGTCGCCGCGATGGAGTGTTGGAGCGAACTGATTTCGCCGACTAGCTTGCTCATCTCGGATTGATATCTGAGTTGGCTGATACGGTCGTTTTTGTACTTCGTGACGAGCGTTTGCTTCCTATCCCGAAGGTCCGATAGCTGTTTTTGCATGTCGTCGACGCGGTGTCGAACGAGCGCCTGCTGGGCGGATTTGTTCTTCGTCTGGTTGAATCTGGCCACCCAGAGACCGGTATCGACCGAGCCTTCGGCCTGGGACGTACTGACCTGCATGAACGACGAAATTTCGGCACCGAGCGTGCTGTTGTTCATTCGGACCGTACTGTTGTTCGCTTGTTGCTGCCGTTGGATGGAGGTGACATCTGCCGGAGTGTTCGGCGTCGGGGCCGCCGCCGCTGGGATGGTTACGGCACATCCACAAACGACGAGGACGGCTAACAGGATGGCACGAAGGGCGTTCATCTACCGCTCTAGTACTCAGCCATCACTTAAAAAGGGGGTAATTCGTTCGTTCTGTTCACATCTCGTAACGAGGAATCGAGAGGAGGGAAGAACGTTTAAAAAGACATCTCCATCACTCTAACCGGTCCATGGCGTGTGAAGCGGCGAAGACGGACAGGAACGTGATTCCGACGGAGAGAATCGGTAGTACGATTCCGACTTTGTAGCGAAGCGGAGGGTGGTAACCGAACACGTAATCGAAAACGTTGTTCGCCATCATCAACACGAATGCCGCCACCAGCGCACCTCTCGTCGTCTTTCCGTAGTTTGGAATGAGATACGCCTCCGGGATGAACGCGAGGTGAGCGATGATGATGCCCCAGTAGTCGAGGATACCCGAGTCGGTCCACGGCGGGGCGTAGTAGTGCGAGAAGCCGAGGTTGAGCGCGGTGAAGGTCCAGAGGCCGAATTGGACGAGCCAGACGAACGCGATGGTGTTGAGATACGCGAGCGGCAGGTTCTGCGGCGAGTCCGAAAGACGCCTGCCGAGGTTCGGGAGGAGGGTGAAAAGCGACGCGGCGAACAGTGCAACTGCGGTCGGCGAATCGGCATACAACGGCCAGAGAAAGAGCGGAACGCCCGGCATCGTCTCCACGTAGAAGTTGACGCCGACGAGGACGAGCGCGAGGTTGAGAATGATAAGCACCACCAAACTCGGAGCGTTTTCGAGATAGTAGCGGGCATAGCGTTCGGGAACTGCCATATTCTACCCGCGTAGCGAGTTATTAAAAGAACTGCTATCACCGTTGCGTCCCCGAAACCTTCGGAACGAAAACCCGAGTGATTGCCGTTCGACATAACGCTTCCGCATAAGCCCTATATAACTATTGGCCCTTGTGTGTTATTGTCACTCATGTTCGAATCGTTTTCCAGCGGATACTACCTCGGTCGGCTCTACGTCGAGCCATACGAGGGTGATCACGCCGTCATGTGTCGTGACGATCACGAATCCGTCAACAAAGCCCTGTACTCCTCCGGCGAAGGCGTCGAGCGGTTGGACTGGCCGCTCGTGATGAAAATCGATCAGCAACACTTCTCCGTTCATGCGGAGGACGATATCCCGGACAATACACTCGTGATTCCCGACGAGTTGCTCGACAACACTCGTATTCGTAACCCTCCCGAACTGAAGGAAGTCCTGCTGGCGAAAGCGGATCGTGTCGAACAGCTTATCGGATTCCAGCGTCGCCATCCCGGTTTCGGAAGCGGCGGCGCGGTCTGACGGGTCCTACTCGTCGGCTCTGTCGAGCACGCGTTCGATCGTCGAGACGACGTTGTCGATAACCGTCTCGGGCGAATTGGTCGCATCGACGCGAACGAACCGCCCCGGTTCGGCTTCCATCAGTCGCTCGTAGTTCGACTGTACCTGCGCGAGGAATCCGGCCTGTTCGAACTTGTTCGTCGCGCCGCTTCGCGCCGCGCCCGTCTCCGGATCCACGTCGAGATAGATGGTACAGTCCGGTGGCCGCGTCCACGGTCGGTGCACGCCGATGATGTACTCCATCGGGCGAGTGACGGCCCCGTCCAGTGCGACCGCCTGATAGGCGTACCGCGAATCGGAGTAGCGGTCGGAGATGACGAGTTTTCCCTCCTCCAGCGCGGGTCGAACGGTGTTCGCGAGGTGGGCCGCGTGGTCCGCCGTGTAGAGAAACAGTTCGGCGATCGAGTCGGCGTCGTCGTCCCCTATCGAGCGGTTGACCGCATCGCCGTACCACGTGTTCGTCGGCTCACGGGTGAACACCGCTTCGGGAAACTCCTCGTGAAGCACCTCCCAGACGGTCGTCTTTCCGCTCCCGTCCAGTCCCTCCAGCGTTAGCAACATATCCCCCACTTCGGGTCGCCGGGTAAAACGTTCGTGGATTTCGGAAGCGGGACGGTGCGGTTCGAGTCTACTGGCGTGACTATTTCGATTGCAGTCTCACGTCGTCGCTGGAGGAACAATCACTAACTCCGTGGCCCGCGCACGGGAACGTATGATGCGAACGGCAATTCAGTTGTACACGCTCCGTGAGATCGACGAACCCCTCCCGGAAATACTCGCGAGAGTCGGCGAGGTGGGATTCGACGGCGTTGAATTCGCGGGACTCGGCGACGCAGACCCGGCGGACGTGGCCGACGCGCTGGACGATACCGGGTTGGATGTTGCCGCCGCCCACGTCCCCATCGACGAGTTGGAGGACGACCCGGGACGGGCGGCGCGCATCTATCACGAAATCGGCTGTGAGTGGGCGGTCGTTCCGTATCTCGACGCGTCGCATTTCGAGAGCGTGGAGGAGGCGACGCGGACGGCGCGGCGACTGGACGAACTCGCCGGCGCGGATGGAGGGCCACAGCACGTCGCTCTGTTATCACAACCACGACCACGAGTTCGTGGACGTCGGTGGGAAGACCGGGTTCGAGGTCTTTCTCGACGAGTCCGAACTCGAAATCGAACTCGACCTCGGGTGGACCGTGGCGGCGGGACGGGACCCGGTCGCGCTCATCGACTCGCTCGGGGATCGTACCCCGTTGGTTCACGTCAAGGACACACTCGACGGGGAACCCGTCGAACTCGGCGAGGGTGACGTCGATTTGTCCGCCTGCGTGAACGCGGCGCGGAACGCGGGGACCGATTGGCTCGTCTACGAACACGACGCGCCGAGCGACCCGCTGGCGTCGCTCGCTCACGGTGCGGAACATCTCCGGAAGTTGAACGAGTAGCGGGCCGATCATCAATCCGACCATCAATGGTGATGATTTTACACGCGAATTTGTGGTAGGATCGCAGGAGGGAACCCCCGTGACGACAGGTATTTGGGCGTTGGAGCGCCACACTGAGACGTATCCATGGCCACGCTCATGGACGGTACAATCACGCCCTCCCGGAGGGCAGTTCATCACTCATGGACGATACAGCGAAATACCTCATTCACGCAGACATTACCGCCGACGGGGTGGTAGAACGCAGTGATGTCGTCGGGGCGATTTTCGGGCAGACAGAGGGTTTGCTCGGAGACGACCTCGATCTACGCGACCTCCAACAGTCCTCGAAAGTCGGTCGAATCGACGTGCACGTCGAGAGCCAACACGGCCAGTCGTTCGGGACCATCACTATCGCCAGCAGCCTCGACAAGGTCGAGACGGCGATTTTAGCGGCGTCGCTCGAAACCATCGAGCGCGTCGGGCCGTGTCGCGCCAGCGTCAGCATTGCGAGCATCGAAGACGTGCGGGCGGCGAAACGACGCGAAGTCGTGGACCGTGCGAAAGACCTGCTGTCGTCGTCGTTCGACGACAGCGTCATGACGAGCCAGGAGATTCTGGACGAAGTCAGACAGAGCATCCGCGTCGAAGATATCACCGAATACGAAGGGTTCCCGGCCGGACCGAACGTCGTCGACAGCGACGCCATCATCGTCGTCGAAGGTCGATCCGACGTACTGACCTTGCTCCGTTACGGCGTGAAAAACGCCATCGCGGTGGAGGGGACGAACGTCCCGGACACCGTCGCCGACCTCACGCAGGCGCGGACGACCACGGCGTTTCTCGACGCCGACCGCGGCGGCGACCTGATCTTGAAGGAACTCGACCAGGTCGGCGACATCGACTACGTCGCCGTCGCGCCGACGGGAAAATCCGTCGAGGATCTCTCGCGCGACGAAGTGATGGCGTCCCTGCGAGGGAAGCGTCGGTTCGACCGCTTCGACGCGGACGAGACGGTGATGGCCGCAACCGACGGAAGCACGCTTCCCGCACCCGAAATAGACGAATCCTCGACCGTTCGACCGCTGAAATCGTCCACCGAAACGAACGCCTCGGAAGCGGACGCGACGTCCACGAGCGAATCGTCTACCGAAGAAACTGACACGACCGTCGAACCGACGGAAAGCGCTGAAACCGACGAAGACGCTGAAACGGACGGGACGGCCGAAACGACTGACGGGTCGGAAACGGGCGAGACGGCGGATTCCGAGACGGCGGATTCCGAGGTGGCCGACTCCGACCCGACCGATTCGGCCACGACGGACGAACCGACGACGCTTCGCGGTCATGTCGAAGCGGTCATCGACGACGGGGCGGCGACGGTTCGACTACTCGACGACGACTTCGGTATTCTGTCCGAAGCACCGTCCGACGAGACGTTCGCGGCCATCGAAGGGTCGGAGACGGTGCCACACGCCGTCGTGTTCGATGGCACGCTCAGCCAGCGGGTCCTCGACGTCGCCGCCCAGCGCGGCGTCGAACAGATAGTCTCCCGCGACGAAGGCGAGTTCGTCAAAAAACCGACGACGGTCCGTATCATCACGGCCGATCGGTTCCACGAGGAGTAGCGTTCCCTTTTCACTGGAGTTGGTTCTCGAACAGCAACCCGTCTCCACCGTCGGCGTAGTATTCCGATTCGCGCCCGACGAGTTCGAACCCCATCGACTCGTAGAGCGACCGAGCGCCCTCGTTTTCCTCGTGAACCGTGAGCGAGACGCGAGTACAACCGCGGTCACGGGCCGAATCGAGCACGGTTTGGAGAAGCCGTCTCGCCCGACCCTCCCTGCGGTGTATCGGTTCCACGACGAGTTCGGCGATGTACGCATCGGTGCCGACGAGGCAGAGGACGT is a window from the Haladaptatus sp. R4 genome containing:
- a CDS encoding ubiquitin-like small modifier protein 1 — encoded protein: MQWKLFADLAEIAGDKEVPVDAEPGDSVGDALDALLAPRPELEHRVLDDDGRLHDHINVLRNGTDVSSEDGLKTPLEPGDELALFPPVSGG
- the surE gene encoding 5'/3'-nucleotidase SurE, whose protein sequence is MDVLLTNDDGIDAPGIDALYDELSTVADVTVVAPAEDQSGVGRSNSHTVEVDDHERGLVVHGTPCDCVAVGVRTLDTNPAVVVAGCNDGPNFGAHKLDRSGTVGAAKEAAFLGIPGIAVSAYDPVDGALPRLDRENFAQAARITRSLVEHAEAIDSGTYLNVNAPVSDGSPNVRITHPARDFDVRIEDLDGDDRDAIALVDEFYDPLRPDRPEPLDDPVGTDRRALADGEISISPLGVAHELRDTEIASKIAGAVDQR
- a CDS encoding GNAT family N-acetyltransferase, whose protein sequence is MGVSCIELREATHDDYDDVVAFTEDTWSDRDSSDYIPHVYHDWIDGDDRYTVVADAGDAIAGIVQCVMLSEWEAWGQGMRVNPDFRGQGIANRMTSELFDWARDQGATTLRNMVFSWNIAGLGQSRATGYEPITEFRWAYPEPDANADPAMTVTDDPDAAWGYWTKSDARSHLQGLALDFEESWALSELTRDDLERSAENDGLLVVRENGTRGFASFFREEERKNEDGEPELWAEYTISAWEDADAARSLFAAMARDAAARGADRIRTLIPETPRFVSDTAYSRVKVDGEPDFVMGMDLTKDYR
- the gatD gene encoding Glu-tRNA(Gln) amidotransferase subunit GatD; this translates as MNPGDRVRVERADETYEGVLLPSTTAANLVVKLDGGYNVGIDRDDATVDVLESEVYDIEDTESGDSSVVEFDPDLPTISLISTGGTIASTVDYRTGAVTAQFDAKDVLRAVPDLAGRANYRGRVVANILSENMTPDVWQELAHAVYEEIESGADGVVVMHGTDTMQFSASALSFMLDTPVPIVFTGSQRSADRPSSDNVMNAVCSVEAAKSDCAEVLVCMHGSESDDVCALHRGTRVRKNHTSRRDAFETIGAKPLGEVDYSTDDVTVRFRRDYNERGAQQLALDDDIESEVELIKFTPGMTVDSLDYAEGKAGLVLEGTGLGHVHSEWVDRIGELVDDGTTVVMTSQCIGGRVCDRVYDTGRDLLDAGIVEGEDMLPGTAKVKLMWALANSDTPEKTMRTPIAGEITERSVPWE
- a CDS encoding metalloregulator ArsR/SmtB family transcription factor, coding for MDSAALLDILGNENRRRILRLLSHKPCYVTEISDYLGVSPKAVIDHLRKLEEAGLVESRTDDQRRKYFNISRNLRLEVDVSPYEFGMKSAYPASANLDVSSCQYLSLNVKYLNEQVEDDEDDEDVEQMSDTEASKIADLASELNSLEELKSELSLAQRWVHGRMTSVLDSLSDAVDGNGENRIRAEILAALAAGAETTREISREANAPEHIVENHLGSMAERGVVESDGESWTLSG
- a CDS encoding DUF1405 domain-containing protein encodes the protein MAVPERYARYYLENAPSLVVLIILNLALVLVGVNFYVETMPGVPLFLWPLYADSPTAVALFAASLFTLLPNLGRRLSDSPQNLPLAYLNTIAFVWLVQFGLWTFTALNLGFSHYYAPPWTDSGILDYWGIIIAHLAFIPEAYLIPNYGKTTRGALVAAFVLMMANNVFDYVFGYHPPLRYKVGIVLPILSVGITFLSVFAASHAMDRLE
- a CDS encoding DUF5802 family protein, whose product is MFESFSSGYYLGRLYVEPYEGDHAVMCRDDHESVNKALYSSGEGVERLDWPLVMKIDQQHFSVHAEDDIPDNTLVIPDELLDNTRIRNPPELKEVLLAKADRVEQLIGFQRRHPGFGSGGAV
- the tmk gene encoding dTMP kinase, which translates into the protein MLLTLEGLDGSGKTTVWEVLHEEFPEAVFTREPTNTWYGDAVNRSIGDDDADSIAELFLYTADHAAHLANTVRPALEEGKLVISDRYSDSRYAYQAVALDGAVTRPMEYIIGVHRPWTRPPDCTIYLDVDPETGAARSGATNKFEQAGFLAQVQSNYERLMEAEPGRFVRVDATNSPETVIDNVVSTIERVLDRADE
- a CDS encoding sugar phosphate isomerase/epimerase, which encodes MEGHSTSLCYHNHDHEFVDVGGKTGFEVFLDESELEIELDLGWTVAAGRDPVALIDSLGDRTPLVHVKDTLDGEPVELGEGDVDLSACVNAARNAGTDWLVYEHDAPSDPLASLAHGAEHLRKLNE
- the dnaG gene encoding DNA primase DnaG, with the translated sequence MDDTAKYLIHADITADGVVERSDVVGAIFGQTEGLLGDDLDLRDLQQSSKVGRIDVHVESQHGQSFGTITIASSLDKVETAILAASLETIERVGPCRASVSIASIEDVRAAKRREVVDRAKDLLSSSFDDSVMTSQEILDEVRQSIRVEDITEYEGFPAGPNVVDSDAIIVVEGRSDVLTLLRYGVKNAIAVEGTNVPDTVADLTQARTTTAFLDADRGGDLILKELDQVGDIDYVAVAPTGKSVEDLSRDEVMASLRGKRRFDRFDADETVMAATDGSTLPAPEIDESSTVRPLKSSTETNASEADATSTSESSTEETDTTVEPTESAETDEDAETDGTAETTDGSETGETADSETADSEVADSDPTDSATTDEPTTLRGHVEAVIDDGAATVRLLDDDFGILSEAPSDETFAAIEGSETVPHAVVFDGTLSQRVLDVAAQRGVEQIVSRDEGEFVKKPTTVRIITADRFHEE
- a CDS encoding N-acetyltransferase, with the protein product MIRPATPDDLPRLREVRSWLSEPTPKLLETTISEPGSVFVSTADDEPVGYVLCLVGTDAYIAELVVEPIHRREGRARRLLQTVLDSARDRGCTRVSLTVHEENEGARSLYESMGFELVGRESEYYADGGDGLLFENQLQ